Proteins from one Chaetodon auriga isolate fChaAug3 chromosome 19, fChaAug3.hap1, whole genome shotgun sequence genomic window:
- the ajm1 gene encoding apical junction component 1 homolog produces MTRTDPPDILVSTVHRDIKVVPISSHYKSLQSSKQCDSINHSTLEDSKSKVNKRHCRTFDYKSLEYPKSHKYSMESPYRKADRHAANPDVAWNALGRQQRYRFSAPDIFSHRLTPQSMAADMASEVAVPEQKRRTRSRSAPRVQTSLTPVSFEGSSSSGRKGRESQRAPRDSRWRPEVSPRRESSYAATRAHMHEVHPIKLQPQMGDSSKYSPHYAADNSEDGGLDKPATSPHVRCRVDIKPDDAALHHSGRQQATPQMDIPWPRQYSGGSRSLTVPRHFSYSRTPTPTDSLGTESRQAYQYSRSMPNSYLQPMDIPLQRMPSSGDYYGRERRAHSSPNVPTKFFYADDPGRYVTTAPPQPSTYFHDERYTPGQTYTPKVQYVQDPRTQMVHAVATRPYYSEMETYPYSVQTGYPKPYAANEPGPYIIQTPPTRIFYGDDPRSYQIQTAPPRFYYSRDMYAMPPEHHIPARAYYTEGRRHARVVQAQTDDWYGSDASGYSTNPASYVSQVTPTRVRQEPVLTPWYANPCVEPQRIATDSKSYSRSWDNILNSRVEREQPLPVQRGQSYDDLLESRKPAAATGDKPQPVVVNLSSSPRRYAALSMSDNSLIDKSPTETSKSTTGKLWFVTPEITITDNDIRPGKRNKAEGRSASWDILDSRSTEGPELSQPDFQSSTKEKTHDNASLQQSLEQLDELLADLVTDYKPPSRRASEDILDQLKKLIDEEEAVSLSRKSSKAGTEEPAPLDKQPTSIRMNPDAFRDMDGASDAMKSADECSPDQSPDEDDTMMCSNNKCRRTETLFNACLYFKSCHSCYTYYCSRNCRREDWDIHKESCLYGRIGSTCRHIIKHCRETVEVHKAFSRIAKVGYLSRGRGVLFLGFPNPASSSNFLQYGLDSLLMSPTYLSLRELESFKDNLGEYCKELQEAGKEYDPNECFILNVSIAVGDQLPDGPSPRNQAPTVRKYAKVALASFSPERKVHKKESDMETLILTPPPGTADIDKEGEEGRKAREICFINIQRELRIRGVFLRHEYPQVYQQLCEFVESNRRFTPTTIYPIDKRTGKQFMCMIMAASEPRTLDWVGTPHLLDDII; encoded by the coding sequence ATGACACGCACAGACCCGCCTGATATACTGGTATCAACTGTGCATCGAGATATAAAAGTGGTCCCCATTTCTTCACACTACAAGTCCTTGCAATCCTCCAAACAATGTGATTCCATAAATCACAGCACACTGGAGGACAGTAAGAGCAAAGTCAATAAAAGGCACTGCCGTACCTTTGACTATAAGTCATTGGAGTACCCAAAATCACACAAATACTCAATGGAGTCCCCATACAGGAAGGCTGATAGGCATGCAGCTAATCCAGATGTTGCGTGGAATGCCTTGGGTCGCCAGCAGAGATATCGTTTTTCTGCTCCGGACATTTTCAGCCATAGGTTAACTCCTCAATCAATGGCTGCAGATATGGCCAGTGAGGTAGCTGTCCCTGAACAGAAAAGAAGGACCAGGTCAAGAAGTGCCCCTCGGGTCCAGACCAGTCTCACCCCTGTGTCTTTTGAAGGGTCCTCATCTTCGGGAAGGAAGGGCAGGGAGTCCCAAAGGGCTCCAAGAGACTCTCGTTGGAGACCAGAAGTATCACCACGTAGGGAGTCCTCCTATGCAGCAACCAGGGCTCATATGCATGAAGTCCATCCTATTAAGTTGCAGCCTCAAATGGGTGACAGCAGTAAATATTCACCTCATTATGCTGCTGATAATTCTGAGGATGGAGGGCTGGATAAACCAGCAACTAGTCCTCATGTCAGGTGTCGGGTGGACATCAAACCTGATGACGCAGCATTACATCATTCAGGACGCCAACAAGCTACACCTCAAATGGACATACCCTGGCCAAGGCAATACAGTGGGGGGAGCAGGAGTCTGACTGTGCCACGCCATTTCTCCTACTCTAGAACACCAACTCCTACTGATTCATTAGGTACAGAGAGCAGGCAAGCTTATCAATATTCCCGCAGCATGCCAAATAGTTACTTACAACCCATGGATATTCCTTTGCAAAGAATGCCTTCATCGGGTGATTACTATGGTAGGGAACGTAGAGCTCATTCCAGTCCTAATGTGCCAACCAAGTTCTTTTATGCAGATGACCCCGGGAGATATGTTACTACTGCCCCTCCTCAACCAAGTACTTACTTTCATGATGAACGTTACACCCCAGGACAAACATATACTCCAAAAGTGCAATATGTGCAAGATCCAAGGACTCAAATGGTGCATGCTGTAGCTACAAGGCCTTATTATTCTGAGATGGAGACCTATCCATACTCTGTGCAGACAGGGTATCCCAAACCCTATGCAGCAAATGAACCAGGGCCATACATCATACAGACACCTCCAACAAGAATATTTTATGGGGATGATCCAAGGTCTTATCAAATCCAGACTGCTCCACCAAGGTTTTATTATTCTCGCGACATGTATGCAATGCCACCAGAGCATCATATTCCAGCAAGAGCGTATTATACAGAGGGCCGAAGACATGCTAGAGTTGTTCAGGCACAAACAGATGACTGGTATGGCTCAGATGCATCTGGTTATTCCACCAATCCTGCCTCATATGTATCTCAAGTCACTCCAACAAGAGTACGCCAAGAACCTGTGTTAACACCCTGGTATGCCAACCCATGTGTAGAACCTCAAAGAATTGCCACAGATTCTAAATCTTACTCAAGGTCCTGGGACAATATTCTCAACTCTCGTGTAGAGAGGGAACAACCTCTTCCTGTACAGCGGGGTCAGAGCTATGATGATCTTCTTGAGTCCAGGAagcctgcagcagccacaggtgACAAACCACAACCAGTGGTAGTCAATCTTTCTAGTTCACCAAGACGCTATGCAGCCTTATCAATGTCTGATAACTCACTAATTGACAAAAGCCCAACAGAGACATCAAAGAGCACTACTGGTAAACTCTGGTTTGTGACTCCTGAGATAACCATCACTGATAATGACATTCGACCGGGGAAACGTAATAAGGCTGAAGGACGGTCTGCCAGTTGGGACATTCTTGACTCCAGAAGCACTGAGGGTCCAGAACTGTCTCAGCCAGACTTTCAAAGCTCAACCAAAGAGAAGACACATGACAACGCCTCACTACAGCAAAGCCTTGAACAGCTTGATGAGCTTCTGGCAGACCTTGTGACTGATTACAAGCCACCCAGTAGAAGGGCAAGTGAGGACATTCTGGATCAACTAAAGAAGTTAATTGATGAGGAAGAAGCAGTATCTCTGTCCAGAAAGAGCTCAAAGGCAGGTACAGAGGAACCAGCTCCTCTTGACAAGCAGCCAACCTCAATAAGAATGAATCCTGATGCTTTTCGAGACATGGATGGGGCCAGTGATGCAATGAAGAGTGCAGATGAGTGCTCCCCAGATCAGAGCCCAGATGAGGATGATACAATGATGTGCTCTAACAACAAATGCCGGAGGACAGAGACCCTGTTCAATGCTTGTCTATATTTTAAATCCTGCCACAGCTGCTACACCTACTACTGCTCTCGTAACTGTCGCAGGGAGGACTGGGACATTCATAAAGAAAGCTGCCTGTATGGAAGAATTGGTAGCACATGCCGTCACATCATCAAACACTGCCGGGAGACTGTTGAAGTTCACAAAGCCTTCTCCCGTATTGCCAAAGTTGGCTACCTTTCTCGAGGTAGAGGAGTTCTCTTCCTTGGTTTTCCAAACCCTGCATCATCTAGTAATTTTCTGCAGTATGGTCTGGACAGTCTACTTATGTCTCCTACATACCTGTCCCTCCGAGAGCTTGAAAGCTTCAAGGACAACCTAGGGGAGTACTGTaaggagctgcaggaagctgGTAAAGAGTACGACCCCAATGAATGTTTCATCTTGAATGTTTCTATTGCTGTTGGTGACCAATTGCCTGATGGGCCATCACCAAGGAACCAAGCTCCAACTGTCAGAAAATATGCAAAGGTGGCACTGGCGTCCTTCAGCCCTGAGAGAAAGGTTCATAAGAAAGAGAGTGACATGGAAACACTGATCCTCACTCCACCCCCAGGAACAGCAGATAttgacaaagagggagaggaaggcaggaagGCCAGGGAAATCTGTTTTATCAATATACAACGGGAGTTAAGGATTCGGGGTGTTTTCCTGCGTCATGAATACCCACAGGTgtatcagcagctctgtgagttTGTGGAAAGTAACAGAAGGTTCACACCCACAACTATTTATCCAATTGATAAGAGGACCGGTAAACAGTTTATGTGCATGATTATGGCTGCCTCCGAGCCCAGGACTTTGGACTGGGTAGGCACCCCGCATCTCCTTGATGACATTATTTAA